The proteins below are encoded in one region of Pseudophryne corroboree isolate aPseCor3 chromosome 8, aPseCor3.hap2, whole genome shotgun sequence:
- the LOC134947555 gene encoding amelogenin-like → MGTKRRRLEAESPAASSPPQRRISTVSSLPPQAILASPQSEEPQSPQLSEPPIMPEDAQQETDLQDSYTLHLQAIDPNQPTTPQDITQPPQTSHSPQLSPTPPQPQMAPEFWSSWATQQAQHYACLNTHTQYLASLPHHLPRLSRNSGRLIVQVGRVANSMEQMRADNSQMQAN, encoded by the exons atgggtaccaagagacgccggcttgaggctgaatctccagcagcatcctcaccaccacaacggcgcatctctacagtgtcgtccctgccaccacaagccattttggccagtccacaaagcgaggaaccacaatcccctcagctgtctg aaccacccatcatgcccgaggatgcccagcaggaaactgacttgcaggattcatacacactacacctgcaagcgatagatccaaaccagccaaccacgccgcaggacataacccaaccaccccaaacatcccacagcccccaattgagcccaacaccaccccagccacaaatggccccagagttttggtccagttgggccacacaacaggcgcaacactatgcctgtctgaacacccacacccaataccttgccagtctgccccatcatctgcctagactcagtcggaactcaggcagactgatagttcaagttggcagagttgcaaattctatggagcagatgagggcagacaacagccaaatgcaagcaaATTGA